ACCAGGTGTCAAATTACGTGATGCCGATAAAGTCGCACGAATTCCTGTAAAAGTCGTGCCATCAGAGCGCGAAACTATGCTGCGTAAACCGGATTGGTTACGAGTAAAATTACCCGCGTCAAATCAACGTATTCTCGAGATAAAAGCGGCATTACGTAAAAACGGATTACACTCAGTTTGTGAAGAAGCCTCTTGCCCAAACTTAGCAGAATGTTTTAACCACGGCACAGCAACCTTTATGATCTTAGGTGCAATCTGTACCCGTCGTTGCCCTTTTTGTGATGTGGCCCATGGTCGCCCACTCAAAGCGGATTCTGACGAGCCTAAAAAACTGGCTCAAACGATTAAAGACATGAAGTTAAAGTATGTGGTGATTACTTCTGTTGACCGTGATGATTTACGTGATGGTGGTGCACAGCATTTCGCTGACTGTATTCGCGAAATTCGTTTATTAAACCCTGAAATCAAGATTGAAACTCTGGTTCCTGATTTCCGAGGT
The nucleotide sequence above comes from Shewanella sp. Arc9-LZ. Encoded proteins:
- the lipA gene encoding lipoyl synthase, with translation MNRPERLQPGVKLRDADKVARIPVKVVPSERETMLRKPDWLRVKLPASNQRILEIKAALRKNGLHSVCEEASCPNLAECFNHGTATFMILGAICTRRCPFCDVAHGRPLKADSDEPKKLAQTIKDMKLKYVVITSVDRDDLRDGGAQHFADCIREIRLLNPEIKIETLVPDFRGRIDAALDILATEPPDVFNHNLETAPAHYRKARPGANYQWSLDLLKRFKERHPTIPTKSGLMMGLGETNEEIAEVLRDLRAHNVEMLTLGQYLQPSKFHLPVERYVPPAEFDELKALADELGFTHAACGPLVRSSYHADLQAQGKEVK